CACTGGCAAAAAAGTGTTAGTGCCAATAAATAGCTGATGAAATTGATCCAGATGTTATTGCTGTTGACCAGAGAGTTGCAAAAGAAGCGTATCCAGAATTATCAAAAAACGTTTCCTTGCTTCCTGCCGAATTGGTGTGAATGACTCCCAGGAGTATTTTAAGGAGTTGTGTCTCCGATCGGTGAATGTCGTTGTAGATTATATGAATGCCAGAAAGCAGAGAGAGAGAATACGGTGGGAGCGTTGTTTGCAACAGACGAGGATCCAACCGGTTGAAAAGTGATCACACTGTATTCAACTCTTCAATGTATGGTGCTCTATGGTAGTGCTAAGTCAGTTCCCGGTGTTACTCGCTTCAGGTCGTTATAGCTTTGTCTGCGAAAAAGGATTCTGTGGAAATGTCTGCAATGATGGAAGAAAATTGGCGGTGAGGGGTGGAAGGTTGTGCAGTCAGTTCCATGAAACGGATGTGTTTTTTTCGAGTGATAGGCATAAGTCCATGGAGTTTACTGATGTCCGGAGTTGAATTTTATATTATTGACTGATAAACATCGGAAGGTCAAGGCAGGAAGGATCTGTCCGTGAACATTTTGATTGCCGACAGATGCAGTTATGGAAAGGTCTTTATATTTGAAATGGGCTTCAGCACTTGTTCCGCGTGGTGAAATTGTGGAAGAGACTAGCAGGAAAGATGGTGGGCGGAGGAAATGGTACGACAAGTATCTGCCGTTTGTTGCCAGAAGCCCGGAAATGCAGATTGAATGGCTTTCAAGAAATCTTGATCGGATTAGAGAAAAGAGTCTTTCCGGAAAAGATGGGCTGTCTAAAGAAGAGATAACTCCATATATAAAGCTGTTTCTTGAAGCGAACTCTTCAGCAGAAGAGGCTCTTGCAGAGGGAGGAGAGGAGTTTGCACCTTTACAGGAGATGTTTAAAAAGATTCCTGTTGAGCTGTTGCCGCTCCTGATGGAGTGTACGGATATTTATGATGTGCCCAAGCTCATCCGGATGATCTGTAAACCGAGCAGGGAACTGGCGATGGCGGCTTTGAAAAAAGTTCCCCCGCCTTATGAAAAGAGCCCTCTTCTGGTGATTGATCGGGTTTTCCATTCAATCAACGAGTGCGGTGGTGATCTTCTCGAGAGGTCTGCGGAGAGTGTTCTTGCGAGTAGTGATATTCCGGACGGGTTCGCTAAGAATTACAAGAGATTTCAAGAGATAATGATGGATGAAGAAATTTTAAGCATTCTTTATCCGAAGGCCAGATGAAAAACCGACCGCCAGATGGTCCTGCCCCTATGGATGATTACCCTGTTGCCAAACCTGTTGCTGAAGATGATTCAGGTGTCGCTTTCAGAAATTGAATCATACTGACTCAACTTTCCGACATGTCTTATGATGTTGATTTGCTGTTACAAAATGGTTCAAAGTCGTAGTGACATTCCATGATGAGAATCCAGAAGCCAGTAGCCGGAAGCCAGAATGACTGATTTTAAAGCTTTTCTCCTGACTTCTGACTCCTGGCTTCTGGATACTTGTGGAACACAGGCACTAACAAATCACCGAAACCCCTTTATTTCACCCTTCGGGTATAAGTTTTGTGCGAGCAGGCAAGCTGCTCAACTCAGCTTTATCGGGAGATGAGCCAAACTCGGAAAGTTGTGATACTGAATATTGCCTGAACAATAAAAAAGGGGGCCTGGTTTGCAGGTCCCCTGTGTATCATTACTTTTCTAAAGTGGAGCGGATTATTTTTTGGCCATTGCCCTTTTAGAAGCTTTAAGGGGATTGACCTTGATCTTGGATGTAATGATCTCCGGCTTCACATGCGTAGCAAAATTGCAGATCCCCAGTTTCCATTTGGCTTCTGGCGATATATAAGTGTGACAATAGTTCGTCTGTTCAACCGCAACGACTCTTTCGCACCCTTCGCATTTCTCAATGACCGGGTTAAAAAGACCGCTGGTGTATTTCGCATTGGCTTCAGCTGAGATGCTTTCTGATTTTGCCGCCATTTTCCCTACCTCCGACGTATGACCCGGACGAATTTATTCTACCCGGTGTTTTGATTCTTCGTAAATAAAAATTCTGGAAAGCCAGACGCTCTGAACTTTGAGATTTCTAAAGAAGAAACTTCATAAAAGAAAAATATGAATCTGTCAATGAAAAGCTTCGGTCTAAATAATTAATAAACAACGTTTTTTTGGGAATTTTAATCTCGGGCATATTGAGCAGGGAAAGACGGATTGTTTTTCGAATTGTTTCAATAATATTAGTAACTTGCGTAGTCTTGTGTGGTGTTTTGCTATTGGGGACTTCGAATAATTTATGTTTAAAGGGGAAAGGCTGTGAGGAAATTGAGATCCAAAGATTATCTATTAACATGATATTATTGAAAAAAATCCTATTGATTTTAAAGGGTTATTAATATATAAGAAAAACAGTTTGTAATTTGAGATGTGCTTTTGCTGTGTTTTTTTCGAAGAAGTTTGCGCAGCGACATATCTGCATTTGTTCTTACGTATTGTTGTGCGACTATACAGTGGTTACCCCTGACGAACCTAGCGTATATTGGTCTGGAGAATGGTTTATGCCTATTTTTTTCTGGAAAGGTAAGAATTCATACGGTGATAAACGAAGTGGCCAGTACGAAGCAAACGATTTAGCTGCAGTCCATGCATATCTGAAAAAAATCCGGATTACCCCGATCAAGGTAAAGGAAAAACCGAAAGATATCCTTGAAAACATTCCCATTTTTCAGCCTAAGGTTACGGGTAAGGATGTTGTGATTTTTACCCGGCAGCTTTCGACCATGATTGATGCCGGTCTGCCTCTTGTGCAGAGTCTTGATATCCTTGCCAACCAGCAGGAGAACCCCACTTTTAAAAGAGTGTTGAGGGAGATCAAGTCGGATGTTGAGACCGGGACGACCTTTGCCGATGCAATGAAGAAACACCCCAACATTTATGACAATCTTTTCTGTAATATGATCGAAGCCGGTGAGCTTGGCGGTATTCTTGACACCATTCTCGCCCGTCTGGCTGTTTTCATGGAAAAAGCCATGGCCCTGAAGAAGAAGGTGAAGGGCGCAATGACCTATCCTATAATATGCCTCTGCATATCAGTTGTTATTCTTGGTGTTATTCTGATCTTTGTCGTGCCGACTTTTGAGAAAATGTTCGCCGATTTCGGAGCGGCCCTTCCTCTTCCAACGCAGATTGTTGTCGGTATGAGTAAATTTGTGCAACACAACATAATTTATGGAGTCGCTTTAATCGGGCTGCTGATTTTCGGATTCAAGAAACTTTACAAGACCGATTACGGGAACAGGAAGATTGATGCCATGATGCTTAAACTTCCGGTTTTTGGTGATCTGATTTTAAAAGTTGCGGTTGCCAAATTTTCCCGAACTTTGGGGACCATGCTGCAGAGTGGCGTTCCCATACTGGAAGCGCTGAGTGTTGTTGCCAGAACTGCCGGTAATCGGACCATTGAGACGGCTGTTTTCAGGGTGGCCGAGAGTATCAGTGAAGGACGGTCAATCGCCGAACCTCTTGAGGAAACGGGTGTCTTCCCGAGCATGGTTGTTCAGATGATAAGTGTAGGTGAATCTACAGGCGCCCTTGATGCCATGTTGGAAAAAATCGCTGATTTCTATGACGAAGAAGTAGACCAGGCCGTTGAGAATCTTACGGCCATGATCGAACCATTCATGATGGTGTTCCTGGGAGGAATGATCGGCGGTCTGGTTGTCGCCATGTATTTGCCGATTTTCGAGATGGGAAACGTTGTCAAATAACCGGTATTCGTAAAGGATGCCAAGTGTGAATTCTTGACATATATTAGTAATTCTAGTAACTTAGCTGTGGTATTAATTTCTAAGTAGGTGGGACATGACCCTGACAAAAGCTGATCTTGTTCAGAGTGTTTATCAAAAACACAATTTAACCAAGGCTGAGGCAGCTGAGGCGGTTGAGGCGTTTCTTGAGATTGCAAAGGAATGTCTGGTGACCGGAGAAGACCTGCTTATCAGCGGTTTTGGGAAATTCAACGTGAAAAAGAAAAAATCCAGAAGGGGGCGTAATCCCCAGACTGGAGATGATCTGATACTTGATGCAAGGCAGGTGGTTACGTTTAAACCTTCCGGAATTTTGAGAGACAGGATTAACGAATAAACATCTACACTCCGATTTTTATCCCCAAACGGGTAAACTCCTTCTTGTCGGAGTTGCCCGTTTTTTGTTGTCTCCCTGCAAGATTTTTTAAATTTGATGATTTGATAACAGCACCCTTCAACATGATGCATTCCTTGACGCGAAGCTTCAATTTGTTCGCATTATATGCACGGGTAGGGCAGTCTTGAAAGAATTGAGAGATGGCAGATAGGACTTAATTGTCTTGCCCAATAGCACTAATTTTTATAAGTATCTATCTCTATGGGTAAAACAGCCACGCATATATCTGAACTTGCTGCCATGGTTGATGGAGAGTGGGCAGGGAGCACGGATGTAGTTCTGACAGGGTTGGCGGATATCGGTTCAGCTACTGCAGGCCAAATCTCTTTCCTGGTGGATAAGAACAAGGCCGCGGGAGAAATAAATGCGTCGGCCCTGATCGTTCCTAGAGCTTTTGGGCATTGTGAAATCCCTGTTATTTATGTTGACGATCCAGTTTTGGCTGCGGCGATTATTCATCGCCATTTTATTGGCGATGAATTTGTCGCCGCGGGGATTTCCGACCGAGCATTTGTCGGCACAGAGTGTTCCATAGCTGCTGAAGTGACGATTTCGCCAATGGTTGTTATCGGCAACAATGTAAGAATTGGCTCCAGGGTAACAATTGGTCCTGGAACCGTTGTTGGTGATAGTGTCAGTATCGGAGATGGCACATTTTTACATCCCAATGTGACGGTACTTGCCGGTTCGCTGATTGGTGAAAGGGTGATTATCCACAGCGGGACAGTGATCGGGAGCGATGGTTTTGGTTATGCCCATGACCGGCACGGGAACCATGTCAAGCGGCCCCATGTCGGTTTTGTGCAGATTGATGACGATGTGGAAATCGGGGCCAATGTCTGTGTGGATCGCGCCACATTCGGCAAAACCTGGATCCGACGTGGAACCAAGATCGACAATCTTGTCCAGATTGCTCATAATGTCGAGATTGGTGAGAATTCAATCCTTGTTTCCCAGGTAGGAATTTCGGGGAGCAGCCGTCTCGGCTATGGGGTGGTAATGGGAGGAAAGGCTGCTCTGAGCGGTCACCTTGAAATCGGAAACAGGGTCACCATTGCAGCCAAATCCGGTGTCACCAGTGACTTGGAAGATGGCGCCATTGTGTCCGGTTTTCCGGCAATCCCTCACCGAAAATGGCTCAGGGCAAGCACCTCATTTCACAAACTGCCTGATCTGATCAAGGATGTCAGGGAGATAAAAAAGAAACTGGCCGCACTATTTGCGGATGGATCAGAAGACTGATTCCTGAAAGTTTTTCTGATCCCCGGTTTCCTTTCAGGGCGGGTATTTAAAGATTAGATATTGATGATTGGCAGGGAGGAGATAAAGCTTAAGCTGGGCAGCTTGTCTGCGCATATGTAACTTATTATCAGAAGGGTGAATAAATGGAGTCTGGGAAAGAATGTATTGATGTGAAGAAGATCCTCGACCTCTTGCCTCACCGGTACCCGTTTATACTGGTTGACCGGATTCTGGAGTGTGAGCTGGGGAAGAATATTGTCGGCCTGAAAAATGTGACCATTAACGAGCCTTTTTTCCAGGGCCATTTTCCCGGGGAGCCGGTTATGCCCGGCGTCCTCATCCTGGAGAGTATGGCCCAGGTCGGTTGTGTGCTGGCGTATCTGACCGATCAGGAAAATTTGAGTGACAAGATCTTCTATTTTACCGGTCTTGATGGTGCAAGATTCAGAAAAAAGGTGGTTCCCGGTGATCAGCTGATCATCAAGGTTGAGGTTGTCAAACGGAAGGGCCAGTTTATAAAGCTGTATTCAGAGGTTTTTGTCGAAGACAGTCTGGTTGCCCAGAGCGGTCTGATGGCAGCTTTCGGATAATCACAGAAAGAAGTTCTATTCCCCATTTCTCATTTACGAATAATTTCAGGATACATTATGAATATACATCCCACAGCAGTCGTGGATCAGGATGCGGAGCTGGATCCGTCGGTAAAGGTTGGCGCGTATGCCGTTATCGGAGCAGGTGTCAGAATTGGTGCGAATTCCGTGATCAGCCCCCATGCGGTGATTAACGAACTGACTGAAATCGGGACCGGGAACCATGTAGGGTCGTTCGCCAACATTGGTGATGCTCCCCAGGATATCAGTTATCGGAACGAGGCGACGACTCTGAAAATCGGCAACGATAACCAGATCAGGGAATATGTCTCGATTCATCGGGGAACCGTCAAAGGTGGCGGGCAAACAACCATTGGCAATAACAATATGCTTATGGCCTACAGCCATATCGCCCATGACTGCCATGTCGGCAATCATGTGATCATGGCGAATGCGGCCACTCTCGGTGGTCATGTTACGGTTGGTGACCGCGCGAATTTCGGTGGCTTTGTCGGAGTTCATCAATTTACAAACATCGGCTGCTATTCCTATGTAGGAGGGATGTCCGGTGTCACCAAGGATGTTCCTCCCTATACAATTGTGGCCGGCACCAGAAACCAGATGCGGGTGTCCGGAATCAATCGGATCGGTTTGAAGCGCAGTGGCTTTTCTTCCAATGACATCAAAGACCTTCGGGGGGCATTCAACATCATCTTCTCGGATGAAAATCTTCTCCTCCAGGAGGCGCTGGACATGGCAATCAGTGAATACTCCACCAGCGAGCTGGTCAGAAATCTGGTCGGTTTCATCAGGGCATCAAAGCGTGGGGTGGTCAGGTCCTATTCAAGTGATGAATAAAATTGGAATCATAGCCGGAGGTGGCCAGTTTCCGATACTCTTTGCCCGTGCGGCCAGAGAACAGGGACGTCAGGTCATGATTGCGGCCCATAAAGGTGAGTCGAGTCCTGAATTGGAGGATGCGGCTGACAAGGTATGCTGGGTTAAACTCGGGCAGCTGGGGAAGATCATCAAGTTTTTTCGGGGTGAAGGAGTCGATGAGGCAGTTCTTCTTGGCACCATTACCAAAACCAGGATTTTCAAGGACATTCTGCCCGATTTGAAAGGGCTTGCCCTCTGGAACAGGCTCAAGGTCAGACAGGATGACTCGATTCTGAGGGCGGTGGCCGAGGCCCTTGAAGAAGAGGGGATAAAAATCCTGGAATCGACACTGTATCTGCAGAAACTTTTTTTCCCGAAAGGGGTGCTGACGAATCTTTCGCCGTCGCCTGAGCAGACCGAGGATATCATTTTCGGCTGGCAGATGGCCAGAGCTGTGGGAAAGCTCGATATCGGGCAATGTGTTGTGGTCCGGGATAAAACCGTTCTGGCGGTTGAAGCGATAGAGGGGACTGATGCAGCGATTCGGCGAGGCGGATCCCTTGGCAAGGAAAAGAGCGTTGTCGTAAAGGTCAAGAAGCCGGGGCAGGATTTCCGCTTCGACCTGCCGGCAATCGGGGTCAAAACCATCGAGAGCATGCGTGAGGTAGGGGCTTCTGTTCTTGCTGTTGAAGCCGGGCAGGCATTGCTGTTTGATGCAGAAGCGATGATCGAGAGAGCCAATCAGGCAGGAATAATCGTCGTTGGTGTTGAAGAGCAGGAGGACGGCCGACTCGAATTCTGAGTCGGTTTCTGAAAGGGCAAAAATTATGCAGGCAATGATCCTGGCAGCCGGCCTGGGCACCAGGCTCAAACCTTACACCGGGCATCGTCCCAAACCTCTTTTCCCGGTTCTCGGTAAACCCCTCATCGTGTATCTGCTGGAGCAATTACACCGTCAAGATTTCTCCCGGGTGGTCGTGAACGCACATCATTTGCGTGAACAGTTTGTTTCCCTGCTCGGTCATGTCCCGGGAGTTTTTCTGCAGCTTGAAGAAGAGATCCTCGGCACCGGCGGCGGCTTGCGAAAAGCGCAGCCGAAGTTTAACGACGGGCCGGTCCTGATCGTAAACGGGGATATTCTTCATTCCTATGATCTTTCCCGGATCGTCCAGTCCCATAATGAATCAGGGTGTCCGGTGTCTCTGGTTGTCCATGATTATCCACGATTCAACAATGTCGTGGTTTCCGGAGATGGGTTTGTCAGAGGATTTCGCGCCGCGGTGCAGAATCCCCCTGAATCAGGTCAGAGAATACTCGCCTTTACCGGCATCCATGTTATAGATCCCGGAATCTTGAAGAGTATCCCGCAGGATTCTTTTTATGATGTCATTGATCTCTACCGGGAATTGTCGGCATCCGGGAAAAATGAAATTGCCGCCATCGAAATGAAAGATGGTTTCTGGACCGATATCGGGACGCCTTTGGATTATCTGAATCTGCACCGGGATTTGCTTGCCGGAAAAGCCCCATCATTTCTGCAGGAGACAATCGGCCCCTTTTCCGGACCAAAAATGATCATGCCAGATGTTTCAATCGGCCGAGATGTTGTGTTTGAAGATTGGGTCTGTATCGGGACCGGGGCGAGAATCGGAGACGGGGTTCATATCGCCAGATCGGTGATCTGGGATGGAGCGGTCATTGAAAAGGGAACCTTTCTTGAGGATGCGATAGTTGTCGGTTGAACTTCGAGATATCATGGAAAGCCATGAATATTCTGCGGTTGAGGCATTGCTCCGGGAGTCCGGTTTTCCTCCACGGGGTTGTTTCTTTGCGCTGCTCAAGGGTGATGGCTCGGACCGGAGGTTTATCAGGGCAAGTTCTCAGCAGGCATCAATAATGATCATTCTGCCGGCCCTGAACCGGGCGGAAGGAAAAAAGGAAGCCTGTTCCGGTTGGCGCATCGGCAGACATCTGCAGGAGCGAGAGGTGCCGGTTCCCGAGATGATCGCTTATGATCCGGAAACCGGGTCAATCCTCTGTGAAGACCTCGGTGAAATCCTGCTCCACCATCAGATATCCCAACTGGTCGAGATGGGTGAGCTGGTGCGGGTGTACAAGGAAGCCGTTGACCTGCTCGTGAATATGCAGATCAATGGTTATCGGGGGTTCAAGGCGGAACTGGCCTGGGATAATCCGCTCTATGATCGCCAGACCATGCTGCAGCGGGAGTCGGGTTATTTTTTTGACTCCTGCTGCCGGAAGATCATGGGAATCGAAAACATGCCGCAGGAACTGGAGGCGGAGTTCATCCTCCTTTCCGAATTCGCCGGTGGGCAGTCGACGGAATTTTTCCTGCACCGTGATTTCCAATCGAGAAATATCATGATCAAAAACGGCAGGCTGAGGCTCATTGATTTCCAGGGAGGGAGGTTCGGCCCCCTGGGATACGATCTTGCTTCGCTTTTGATTGATCCATATGCAGGGCTCTCTTCGCAGGTCAGGGACGTGCTTCTGGAGTATTATCTTGATCGGGCGGCGGAGCTGATCCCTCTTGACCGGGCCGGATTTGTGGAAGGATATTACTGGCTGGCCATGCAGCGCAACCTGCAGATTCTGGGGGCGTTCGCATTCCTTTCAACCGAAAAAGGAAAGCCCTTTTTCCGGGAATATCTGAGGCCGGCAGCCCGGTCTCTTCTGGAAATGCTCGCGCGTCCTGCCGGCAGCAGGTTTTCTTGCCTTCAGGCGCTGGTCGCCGGCTTTGAAAATCATCTGGGCGTGTAGACTCCCGGAGTTTCAGCAGTAGTCCCGACCTTTCCCCTTTACTTTACGTTGTTTTTTCAGATTATGAATTATAGGATAAAGAAATGAAATCAGATCGTTTGACAATAGTTGCGCTGGTTGGTCGGCCCAATGTCGGCAAATCGTCGTTATTTAACCGTCTCGCCAGGAAGAAAGAGGCGATTGTCGACTCGACCCCCGGTGTCACCAGAGACCGACATTATGGAAAGATAGAGTGGCAGGGGCAGAAGTTTATCCTGGTGGATACCGGAGGCATTGAACCGACGCCGACGAAAGATGGTGAAACCGGAATGGCCTTTCCCAGGGAAATCGGGGTTGAGGCTCAGGCCCGGGTGGTTGATGGGATGCGGCAGCAGACCTGGCTCGCTGTTGAGGAGGCTGATGTGGTTTTCTGCCTTCTCGATGGGCGTGAGGGTTTGGCAAACGAGGATTTTCTGGTGGCGCAATCGTTGCGCAAATCAGGCAAACCGGTGTTCTTTCTGGTCAACAAGGTCGATGGCCCGGAAGCCGAAGATTTGCTGGTCCCGCAGTTCTATGAGCTCGGGATCGACACGCTCTGGCCGGTATCCGCTGCCCACGGTTATGGAATAAGCACCCTGATGGATGCCCTGCTGGAAATTCTTGTGACCCCTTCTGCCGAGCAGAATGATCCGGCTGAGGGTGCGATCTCGGTTGCCTGCATCGGTCGCCCCAATGTCGGGAAATCCTCTCTGATCAACAGGCTC
This genomic window from Pseudomonadota bacterium contains:
- a CDS encoding NDP-sugar synthase, translating into MQAMILAAGLGTRLKPYTGHRPKPLFPVLGKPLIVYLLEQLHRQDFSRVVVNAHHLREQFVSLLGHVPGVFLQLEEEILGTGGGLRKAQPKFNDGPVLIVNGDILHSYDLSRIVQSHNESGCPVSLVVHDYPRFNNVVVSGDGFVRGFRAAVQNPPESGQRILAFTGIHVIDPGILKSIPQDSFYDVIDLYRELSASGKNEIAAIEMKDGFWTDIGTPLDYLNLHRDLLAGKAPSFLQETIGPFSGPKMIMPDVSIGRDVVFEDWVCIGTGARIGDGVHIARSVIWDGAVIEKGTFLEDAIVVG
- a CDS encoding integration host factor subunit alpha; its protein translation is MTLTKADLVQSVYQKHNLTKAEAAEAVEAFLEIAKECLVTGEDLLISGFGKFNVKKKKSRRGRNPQTGDDLILDARQVVTFKPSGILRDRINE
- a CDS encoding PxxKW family cysteine-rich protein; the protein is MAAKSESISAEANAKYTSGLFNPVIEKCEGCERVVAVEQTNYCHTYISPEAKWKLGICNFATHVKPEIITSKIKVNPLKASKRAMAKK
- a CDS encoding phosphotransferase; translated protein: MSVELRDIMESHEYSAVEALLRESGFPPRGCFFALLKGDGSDRRFIRASSQQASIMIILPALNRAEGKKEACSGWRIGRHLQEREVPVPEMIAYDPETGSILCEDLGEILLHHQISQLVEMGELVRVYKEAVDLLVNMQINGYRGFKAELAWDNPLYDRQTMLQRESGYFFDSCCRKIMGIENMPQELEAEFILLSEFAGGQSTEFFLHRDFQSRNIMIKNGRLRLIDFQGGRFGPLGYDLASLLIDPYAGLSSQVRDVLLEYYLDRAAELIPLDRAGFVEGYYWLAMQRNLQILGAFAFLSTEKGKPFFREYLRPAARSLLEMLARPAGSRFSCLQALVAGFENHLGV
- the fabZ gene encoding 3-hydroxyacyl-ACP dehydratase FabZ, whose amino-acid sequence is MESGKECIDVKKILDLLPHRYPFILVDRILECELGKNIVGLKNVTINEPFFQGHFPGEPVMPGVLILESMAQVGCVLAYLTDQENLSDKIFYFTGLDGARFRKKVVPGDQLIIKVEVVKRKGQFIKLYSEVFVEDSLVAQSGLMAAFG
- the lpxI gene encoding UDP-2,3-diacylglucosamine diphosphatase LpxI (LpxI, functionally equivalent to LpxH, replaces it in LPS biosynthesis in a minority of bacteria.) — protein: MNKIGIIAGGGQFPILFARAAREQGRQVMIAAHKGESSPELEDAADKVCWVKLGQLGKIIKFFRGEGVDEAVLLGTITKTRIFKDILPDLKGLALWNRLKVRQDDSILRAVAEALEEEGIKILESTLYLQKLFFPKGVLTNLSPSPEQTEDIIFGWQMARAVGKLDIGQCVVVRDKTVLAVEAIEGTDAAIRRGGSLGKEKSVVVKVKKPGQDFRFDLPAIGVKTIESMREVGASVLAVEAGQALLFDAEAMIERANQAGIIVVGVEEQEDGRLEF
- the lpxA gene encoding acyl-ACP--UDP-N-acetylglucosamine O-acyltransferase, with protein sequence MNIHPTAVVDQDAELDPSVKVGAYAVIGAGVRIGANSVISPHAVINELTEIGTGNHVGSFANIGDAPQDISYRNEATTLKIGNDNQIREYVSIHRGTVKGGGQTTIGNNNMLMAYSHIAHDCHVGNHVIMANAATLGGHVTVGDRANFGGFVGVHQFTNIGCYSYVGGMSGVTKDVPPYTIVAGTRNQMRVSGINRIGLKRSGFSSNDIKDLRGAFNIIFSDENLLLQEALDMAISEYSTSELVRNLVGFIRASKRGVVRSYSSDE
- the lpxD gene encoding UDP-3-O-(3-hydroxymyristoyl)glucosamine N-acyltransferase, whose protein sequence is MGKTATHISELAAMVDGEWAGSTDVVLTGLADIGSATAGQISFLVDKNKAAGEINASALIVPRAFGHCEIPVIYVDDPVLAAAIIHRHFIGDEFVAAGISDRAFVGTECSIAAEVTISPMVVIGNNVRIGSRVTIGPGTVVGDSVSIGDGTFLHPNVTVLAGSLIGERVIIHSGTVIGSDGFGYAHDRHGNHVKRPHVGFVQIDDDVEIGANVCVDRATFGKTWIRRGTKIDNLVQIAHNVEIGENSILVSQVGISGSSRLGYGVVMGGKAALSGHLEIGNRVTIAAKSGVTSDLEDGAIVSGFPAIPHRKWLRASTSFHKLPDLIKDVREIKKKLAALFADGSED
- a CDS encoding type II secretion system F family protein; translation: MPIFFWKGKNSYGDKRSGQYEANDLAAVHAYLKKIRITPIKVKEKPKDILENIPIFQPKVTGKDVVIFTRQLSTMIDAGLPLVQSLDILANQQENPTFKRVLREIKSDVETGTTFADAMKKHPNIYDNLFCNMIEAGELGGILDTILARLAVFMEKAMALKKKVKGAMTYPIICLCISVVILGVILIFVVPTFEKMFADFGAALPLPTQIVVGMSKFVQHNIIYGVALIGLLIFGFKKLYKTDYGNRKIDAMMLKLPVFGDLILKVAVAKFSRTLGTMLQSGVPILEALSVVARTAGNRTIETAVFRVAESISEGRSIAEPLEETGVFPSMVVQMISVGESTGALDAMLEKIADFYDEEVDQAVENLTAMIEPFMMVFLGGMIGGLVVAMYLPIFEMGNVVK